A stretch of Aureispira sp. CCB-E DNA encodes these proteins:
- a CDS encoding DUF4252 domain-containing protein: MKTIIAIFIVIASFSFTMQAQNNFIEKHMKAYLNDDHFTSMNFALSNLLSKEMLKEIQAELGKAEHKFAKLIKNLSKMTLLMTEKQPQQYYKETMALIKKNKYMPLMTVKEGKSGGMNILVREGKKGVEEVLMLAGGEDDFVLISFSNK; the protein is encoded by the coding sequence ATGAAAACAATTATCGCAATTTTTATCGTAATCGCTTCTTTTTCTTTCACCATGCAAGCGCAAAATAATTTTATTGAAAAGCATATGAAAGCATATTTGAACGACGATCATTTTACCTCTATGAATTTTGCTTTGAGCAACTTGCTTTCAAAAGAAATGCTCAAAGAAATTCAAGCAGAATTAGGAAAGGCAGAGCATAAATTTGCCAAATTGATCAAAAATTTAAGCAAAATGACGCTTTTGATGACCGAAAAACAGCCTCAACAGTATTATAAAGAAACGATGGCTTTGATCAAGAAAAATAAATACATGCCTTTAATGACTGTCAAGGAGGGCAAAAGTGGTGGGATGAATATTTTGGTTCGAGAGGGCAAAAAAGGTGTCGAAGAGGTCTTGATGTTAGCTGGTGGTGAAGATGATTTTGTCTTGATATCTTTTTCAAATAAATAG
- a CDS encoding PHP domain-containing protein, whose product MTNKEYANQFQTLAKLMELNGENSYRIKSYSNAYRILRGVTEALDDMSLAEVKQVKGIGDAIGQKVMELQKDGKMKLLEDYKATTPTGIVQLLGIKGLGIKKIKLLWEELEIQSPGELLYACNENRLVSLKGFGIKTQATIKKQLEYFFQSIDKFHFAKLEEEAENLVLDIQETLDTELVSLTGKIRRLEPILEAIAILIGQHDIQAIFDENILVLDKHDGTTPVYHCKTPDQGIPVILCTSDADFFGYNLLRTTGTESFNKDLFETAFDTPIDWRHNNPQELKDMDEQAIFAAAGLPFIAPEIRDVSKIIFKIKGGFVPELIQEQDIKGILHAHSTWSDGANTLEQMATYVQEQGYTYLGITDHSKSAFYANGLQVERVLAQMEEIDALNEKLAPFKIFKGIESDILYDGSLDYDHTILEKFDFVIASIHSTLRMDKDRATQRLITAIKNPYTTILGHPTGRILLSREGYPIDHKAVIDACAAHRVIIEINANPLRLDLDHTWIPYALEQGVKIAINPDAHSLEGVHDVHFGVLAARKGLLNKEMCVNSLSASDFEALISTKK is encoded by the coding sequence ATGACAAATAAAGAATACGCCAATCAGTTTCAAACCCTAGCTAAATTGATGGAATTAAACGGAGAGAATAGTTATCGCATTAAATCGTATAGCAATGCTTATCGAATTCTTCGTGGAGTGACAGAAGCCTTGGATGATATGAGTCTTGCAGAAGTCAAGCAAGTAAAGGGGATTGGAGATGCTATTGGTCAAAAAGTCATGGAGTTGCAGAAAGATGGCAAAATGAAGTTGCTAGAAGACTATAAAGCCACCACACCTACAGGCATCGTACAACTGCTTGGCATAAAAGGACTTGGTATAAAAAAGATAAAGTTACTGTGGGAAGAATTAGAAATTCAATCACCAGGAGAGTTACTTTATGCTTGTAATGAAAATCGTTTGGTTTCTCTAAAAGGTTTTGGAATAAAAACACAAGCAACAATAAAAAAACAGTTGGAATATTTCTTTCAATCTATTGATAAATTTCACTTTGCCAAACTAGAGGAAGAAGCGGAAAATTTGGTTTTAGATATACAGGAAACATTGGACACAGAATTGGTTAGTTTAACAGGCAAAATTAGACGCTTAGAACCTATCTTAGAAGCCATTGCTATCCTTATTGGTCAACACGATATTCAAGCCATTTTTGATGAAAACATCTTAGTTTTAGACAAACACGATGGAACAACGCCAGTCTATCATTGCAAAACGCCCGATCAAGGTATTCCTGTTATTTTGTGTACCTCTGATGCAGACTTTTTTGGCTATAATTTGCTCCGAACAACGGGCACAGAGTCGTTTAACAAAGACTTGTTTGAGACTGCTTTTGACACCCCAATAGATTGGCGACACAACAACCCCCAAGAATTAAAAGACATGGATGAACAAGCTATTTTTGCAGCCGCAGGTTTGCCATTTATCGCCCCAGAAATACGAGATGTTTCCAAAATTATTTTTAAAATAAAAGGAGGTTTTGTTCCTGAGCTGATTCAAGAACAAGACATCAAAGGCATTCTGCATGCACACAGCACGTGGAGTGATGGTGCCAATACCTTAGAACAAATGGCTACTTATGTTCAAGAACAAGGTTACACCTATCTAGGAATTACCGACCATTCCAAATCTGCTTTTTATGCTAATGGCTTGCAAGTAGAACGAGTCTTAGCTCAAATGGAAGAAATTGATGCTTTAAATGAAAAACTAGCTCCGTTTAAAATTTTTAAAGGAATAGAATCTGATATTTTATACGATGGCAGCTTAGATTATGATCATACAATTCTAGAAAAATTTGACTTTGTTATTGCTTCTATCCATTCTACCTTGCGCATGGATAAGGACAGAGCAACACAACGCTTAATTACAGCCATTAAAAATCCTTATACCACCATCTTGGGACATCCAACAGGAAGAATTTTACTATCCAGAGAAGGCTACCCTATCGACCATAAAGCTGTTATTGATGCTTGCGCTGCGCATCGTGTTATTATAGAAATCAATGCCAATCCGCTTCGCTTAGATTTGGATCATACTTGGATTCCTTATGCTTTAGAGCAAGGGGTAAAAATTGCAATCAATCCAGATGCCCATAGTTTGGAAGGAGTGCACGATGTTCATTTTGGAGTTTTGGCAGCTAGAAAGGGCTTATTAAATAAAGAAATGTGTGTCAATAGCTTATCAGCAAGTGATTTTGAAGCCTTAATATCTACCAAAAAGTAA
- a CDS encoding C2 family cysteine protease, which yields MDDCFLLSSIAALAKNAPNDIKKLIKEKSDGSYEVTLFLRKDPSTDKRTATIIPVKNEFVRNEKKKAAYAGKGDNELWVQVLEKAYAQAMGGYDALLDGGSSLETLQVLTGKTATKGLVKKENQKELLQIFEEALKNKTPLTLGSMDAPNNENSHIILNDGQKIYYDHFYYLDKIDGVIFYLKNPHGKEHLELNWQNLCSYFIDYAKL from the coding sequence TTGGATGATTGTTTTTTACTGAGTTCTATTGCTGCTCTAGCAAAAAATGCACCTAATGATATAAAGAAATTAATTAAGGAAAAATCGGATGGTTCTTATGAAGTTACGTTATTTCTGCGAAAAGACCCTAGTACTGATAAACGTACGGCAACAATTATTCCTGTTAAAAATGAATTTGTTCGAAACGAGAAGAAAAAAGCTGCCTATGCAGGAAAAGGAGATAATGAACTCTGGGTTCAAGTCTTAGAAAAAGCTTATGCGCAAGCAATGGGAGGCTATGATGCTTTGTTAGATGGTGGTTCTTCACTAGAAACATTACAAGTACTTACAGGCAAGACAGCTACAAAAGGTCTGGTAAAAAAAGAAAACCAAAAAGAATTGTTACAGATTTTTGAGGAAGCTCTTAAAAATAAAACGCCTTTGACTTTAGGCTCTATGGACGCCCCAAACAATGAAAATTCTCATATTATTCTAAATGATGGACAAAAAATATATTATGATCATTTTTACTATTTGGATAAAATTGATGGCGTAATTTTTTATTTAAAAAACCCCCACGGGAAAGAACATTTGGAATTAAATTGGCAAAATTTGTGTAGTTACTTTATAGATTATGCTAAATTATAG
- a CDS encoding leucine-rich repeat domain-containing protein — translation MTDKEKLYQLIQTSKVENINLAIELSKANAIVLEEYELVLKWLSDVKKYRFKKRILEDYLDEITRKTHAYLNQLDLNELPDLIGRLFNLQRLYLGNNQLKTLPDTLAYLKDLEELNVSSNAFSIFPACILRMSHLEDLTISHNQLSFIPKSIDNLHRLQRLRLNYNQLESLPDSFRNLTRLHTLYIHSNKLTSIPKVLSQLTAIKELNLSHNQLTEIPDYIKDFKHVETFYFSDNPIISISESIGYLTNLEKLHLGKTKIQALPQSIGQLSNLKELYVFDSQLKTLPESIGRLSQLKSLKLTGNVGIQLPDSIAQLKKLKLLWLWDCALTEDEITRIKTLLPKCQVKY, via the coding sequence ATGACAGATAAGGAGAAACTATACCAACTTATACAGACTTCCAAAGTAGAGAATATTAATTTAGCCATTGAGTTATCTAAAGCCAATGCTATCGTACTGGAAGAATATGAGCTAGTGCTAAAATGGCTTTCTGATGTCAAAAAATATCGCTTCAAAAAACGTATCTTAGAAGACTATTTGGATGAGATCACAAGAAAAACACATGCCTACCTCAATCAACTAGATTTAAACGAGTTGCCTGATTTAATTGGGCGTTTATTTAATTTACAACGTTTGTATTTAGGAAACAATCAACTAAAAACCCTTCCTGACACATTAGCCTATTTAAAAGATTTGGAGGAGCTGAATGTTAGTTCTAATGCTTTTAGTATTTTTCCTGCTTGTATCTTAAGGATGAGCCATCTAGAAGACCTTACTATTTCTCACAATCAGCTTAGTTTTATCCCAAAATCTATTGACAATCTTCATCGCTTGCAACGTCTCCGACTAAACTACAACCAGTTGGAATCCTTGCCTGATTCCTTTCGTAATTTAACCCGTTTACATACGTTATACATACACAGCAACAAACTCACCAGTATTCCCAAGGTATTGAGCCAATTGACAGCCATCAAAGAATTAAATTTATCCCATAATCAGCTTACTGAAATTCCAGATTACATTAAAGATTTTAAGCATGTAGAAACGTTCTATTTTAGTGATAATCCGATTATATCAATATCTGAATCTATTGGCTATTTGACCAACCTAGAAAAACTGCACCTTGGGAAAACAAAAATACAAGCACTCCCCCAATCCATTGGGCAATTATCTAACTTGAAAGAACTATACGTTTTTGACAGCCAACTAAAAACGCTTCCCGAAAGTATTGGACGTTTAAGCCAACTAAAATCACTAAAACTTACTGGTAATGTCGGAATTCAGCTCCCTGATAGTATTGCACAACTCAAAAAATTGAAGCTACTTTGGTTGTGGGATTGTGCCTTGACAGAGGACGAAATTACCCGCATCAAGACCTTGCTTCCTAAATGCCAAGTCAAATACTGA
- a CDS encoding IS3 family transposase translates to MKPLDEKRAHIDNKHPKLSIRKQCKVLNINRSSYYYQAKTENELNLELMRLMDEHYLQYPYKGAKRIHIWLTKDLGYKVNLKRVRRLYTAVMGLRSILPSPNTSKPSKDKDRQVYPYLLRDLKVERPNQVWATDITYLPMSGGFMYLTAIIDLYSRFVVGWSLSNSMDASWCKTLLDQAVEQYGKPEILNTDQGSQYTSHLFIKAVQSHNIRLSMDGKGRCIDNVFIERLWWSVKYENAYIYEYKDGKALYLGLEKYFQYYNFERRHAGIDHHLPSNRYFSSKNTPLFYEGDLQEKYLQNIHYKSA, encoded by the coding sequence ATGAAGCCCTTGGATGAAAAACGTGCCCATATTGATAACAAACATCCAAAATTGAGCATTCGTAAGCAATGTAAGGTACTAAACATCAATCGCTCTAGTTATTATTACCAAGCGAAGACGGAAAATGAGTTGAATCTAGAATTAATGCGCTTGATGGATGAACATTATCTACAATATCCATATAAAGGAGCCAAGCGAATACATATTTGGTTAACAAAAGATTTAGGGTACAAAGTCAATCTTAAACGAGTTCGACGTTTGTATACAGCAGTGATGGGCTTGCGATCTATATTGCCTAGTCCCAATACTTCCAAACCAAGCAAAGACAAGGATAGGCAAGTATATCCCTACTTACTTAGAGATTTGAAAGTAGAACGCCCTAATCAAGTATGGGCAACAGACATTACTTATCTTCCCATGTCAGGAGGCTTCATGTATTTGACAGCAATCATTGACTTATATTCTCGCTTTGTTGTTGGCTGGTCTTTATCCAATAGTATGGATGCTTCTTGGTGTAAAACTCTGCTAGATCAAGCAGTGGAACAGTATGGTAAACCTGAAATTTTAAACACAGATCAGGGCAGTCAATACACTTCCCATCTGTTTATCAAGGCTGTTCAATCGCATAACATACGTTTGAGCATGGATGGGAAAGGTCGTTGTATAGATAATGTATTTATTGAGCGGCTCTGGTGGTCGGTTAAATATGAAAATGCTTATATTTATGAGTACAAAGATGGAAAAGCACTTTATCTAGGTTTGGAGAAGTACTTCCAATACTATAATTTTGAACGTAGACATGCTGGCATAGACCATCATTTGCCAAGCAACCGATATTTTTCTTCCAAAAACACCCCTCTTTTTTATGAGGGCGATTTGCAAGAAAAATATCTACAGAATATTCATTACAAATCAGCTTAA
- a CDS encoding transposase: MKKRKFTAKFKTKVVIEALKEVSSLSDLAKKYNLAPTQISGWKRQFLEGAEGVFTSNKGGKTEEEREKDKLLRTIGELKVENDFLKKVLK, translated from the coding sequence ATGAAAAAAAGAAAATTTACTGCAAAATTTAAAACCAAGGTAGTTATAGAAGCCTTGAAAGAAGTATCCAGTTTATCCGACTTGGCAAAGAAATATAACTTAGCTCCGACACAAATTAGTGGCTGGAAGCGTCAATTTCTGGAAGGAGCCGAGGGTGTTTTTACATCTAATAAGGGAGGGAAAACAGAAGAAGAACGAGAAAAAGACAAGCTCTTGAGGACAATTGGTGAGCTAAAAGTAGAAAATGACTTTTTAAAAAAAGTGTTGAAATGA
- a CDS encoding 7-carboxy-7-deazaguanine synthase QueE: MSKNQKIAVSEYFYSLQGEGRTSGIPAIFLRLTGCNLMCGGKGVEKDGVLRDGATWVCDTIDVWMKGTTYSFADLLKELNQSTNFIQRLQTGVHLVITGGEPLLQQERIVAFLEYLETEYALRPIIEIETNATILPLSSLDARVHYWNTSPKLSNSGMPTSQRINHSILKWFSANPNTMFKFVVTTKQDFEEIQTQLVHTGLIDSKKIVLMPGADSIEQLLERNQLVADICIEHQLRMCTRLHIEIWNQLTGV, encoded by the coding sequence ATGTCTAAAAATCAAAAAATTGCTGTCAGCGAATACTTTTACAGTTTACAGGGAGAAGGTCGTACATCTGGCATCCCTGCTATTTTTCTCCGATTGACAGGATGCAACCTTATGTGTGGTGGCAAGGGAGTCGAAAAAGATGGGGTGCTGCGCGATGGAGCGACTTGGGTTTGCGACACTATAGATGTCTGGATGAAAGGAACTACTTATTCTTTTGCAGACCTACTAAAAGAATTAAATCAAAGTACCAATTTTATACAACGCCTACAAACAGGGGTGCATTTGGTTATTACAGGGGGCGAGCCACTTTTGCAACAAGAACGAATCGTTGCCTTTTTAGAATACCTAGAAACAGAATATGCGCTTCGTCCTATTATTGAAATAGAAACCAATGCTACTATACTGCCACTTTCTTCGCTTGATGCTCGGGTCCATTATTGGAACACCTCCCCCAAGTTAAGCAATTCTGGCATGCCAACCAGCCAACGGATCAATCACTCCATCCTAAAATGGTTTTCAGCAAATCCGAACACTATGTTTAAATTTGTTGTTACAACTAAACAAGATTTTGAGGAAATACAAACACAACTAGTTCATACGGGATTAATTGACTCAAAAAAAATTGTCTTAATGCCTGGTGCAGATAGCATTGAGCAGCTTTTAGAACGCAATCAGTTGGTAGCAGATATTTGCATCGAACATCAGTTGAGAATGTGTACTCGACTCCATATAGAAATATGGAATCAGCTAACAGGTGTTTAG
- a CDS encoding RNA polymerase sigma factor, with amino-acid sequence MTLKEFTYQLVELKDKLFRFSARIVGDDELAEDVVQDVVIKMWNKRENRHEYKNLEAYCMRMTKNLSIDKTRAKSFQNISLDKAPEQVQDSQNPYQQTAQKDTVSHIHQLMQELPEKQRMVMQLRDIEGMEYKEIAEALELPLNQVKVNLFRARKSIRTQLLNIESYGL; translated from the coding sequence ATGACACTAAAAGAATTTACATATCAACTCGTAGAATTGAAAGATAAGCTCTTTCGTTTTTCTGCTCGAATCGTTGGAGACGATGAGTTGGCAGAGGATGTTGTGCAAGATGTCGTTATCAAAATGTGGAATAAAAGAGAGAATCGACATGAGTACAAAAATTTAGAAGCATACTGCATGCGCATGACAAAAAATTTATCCATTGATAAAACAAGAGCTAAAAGTTTTCAAAATATTTCTTTGGACAAGGCACCAGAGCAAGTTCAAGATAGCCAAAATCCTTATCAACAAACTGCTCAAAAAGACACCGTATCACACATTCATCAATTGATGCAAGAACTACCAGAAAAGCAGCGTATGGTGATGCAACTTCGAGATATTGAGGGGATGGAATATAAAGAAATAGCAGAAGCACTAGAGTTGCCTTTGAATCAAGTAAAAGTAAATCTGTTTAGAGCTCGTAAGAGCATTCGAACACAATTGTTAAATATAGAATCTTATGGATTATAA
- the lon gene encoding endopeptidase La — MLSGSNDEVDFLPLFSINEQGFDENEQEDYPDILPILALKNTVLFPGVIIPITVGRPKSIAAVNEAYHSDKNIAVLTQRDIKVADPMQEDLFKVGVVAKILKVLKMPDGTTTAILQGRQKLELKQLLQSEPFLKGSLEFAKIEVPNNTPQFLAIVSSMRDLAEKIIKLSPNIPNDASLMLQNIKSQHFLVNFIGSNLNVDIATKQALLEIERTEDKADEILQHMNHELQVLELKQKIEVDVHGDMEKQQRDYILNQQLKKIQEELGESPTQNDISDLEEKAKNKQWSKTVQDKFDKELRKLKRMNPAAPEHSILVNYLEVLVDLPWNEVTEDSFDLSSAEDILDSDHFGLDKVKDRILEHLAVLKLRQDMKSPILCLVGPPGVGKTSLGRSIAKAIGRKYIRMSLGGVHDESELRGHRKTYIGAMPGRIIQSLKKAESDNPVFILDEIDKLGTSYKGDPSSALLEILDPEQNTSFYDNYLELEYDLSKVLFIATANSLQSIQPALLDRMEIIQVNGYSVEEKLEIAKRHLVSKQLKEHGLTDEDIVLDDAALNKVISDYTRESGVRSLDREIAKVMRHVAKKVVTKTNTNKNLSPEDISTILGPKKVNLDDIFEEEQEPGVAVGLAWTSVGGDILFIESSLSRGKGKLILTGNLGDVMKESATTALSYLRAHGEPLGIQAEAFDETNVHIHVPAGGIPKDGPSAGITMLSALASAFTKRPLRQHLAMTGEITLRGKVLPVGGIKEKVLAAKRAGVKEIIMCADNEKDVKEINPEYIQGVQFHYVKKMQEVLNLALSSPQ; from the coding sequence ATGCTAAGTGGAAGTAATGACGAAGTAGATTTTTTACCTCTTTTTTCAATCAACGAGCAAGGATTCGACGAAAATGAGCAGGAAGATTACCCTGACATTTTACCCATTCTAGCACTTAAAAACACTGTTTTATTTCCTGGAGTTATTATTCCAATTACAGTGGGGCGCCCAAAATCTATTGCTGCAGTAAACGAAGCTTACCATTCGGATAAGAATATTGCGGTTCTAACACAACGAGATATCAAAGTAGCAGATCCTATGCAAGAGGATTTGTTCAAAGTTGGTGTGGTTGCCAAAATTTTAAAGGTATTAAAAATGCCTGATGGTACCACAACCGCTATCCTTCAAGGACGTCAAAAATTAGAACTAAAGCAATTGTTACAATCAGAACCGTTTCTAAAAGGTTCTTTAGAGTTTGCCAAAATTGAGGTACCTAATAACACACCTCAATTCTTAGCTATCGTTTCTTCGATGCGAGATTTGGCTGAAAAGATCATTAAGCTCTCTCCCAATATTCCTAACGATGCTTCGTTGATGCTTCAAAACATCAAGAGTCAGCACTTTTTGGTCAATTTCATCGGTTCTAATCTAAATGTAGATATTGCTACCAAACAAGCTTTGCTCGAAATTGAACGAACAGAAGATAAAGCAGATGAAATTCTTCAACACATGAATCATGAGTTGCAGGTACTGGAATTGAAGCAAAAAATTGAGGTAGATGTTCATGGTGACATGGAGAAACAACAGCGTGATTATATCCTGAACCAACAATTGAAAAAAATTCAAGAAGAGTTGGGAGAATCTCCTACTCAAAATGATATTTCCGATTTAGAGGAAAAGGCTAAAAATAAACAATGGTCCAAAACAGTTCAAGATAAGTTTGATAAAGAATTGCGTAAGTTAAAACGCATGAACCCTGCTGCACCAGAACACTCAATTTTGGTTAACTACCTAGAAGTATTGGTCGATTTACCGTGGAACGAAGTCACAGAAGATTCCTTTGATTTGTCTTCGGCAGAAGATATTTTGGACAGTGATCACTTTGGTTTGGACAAAGTAAAAGATAGAATTTTAGAACACTTGGCTGTTTTGAAATTAAGACAAGATATGAAATCACCAATCTTGTGCTTGGTAGGTCCTCCTGGTGTTGGGAAAACATCGTTGGGGCGTTCGATTGCCAAAGCCATTGGTCGAAAATATATCCGCATGTCTCTCGGAGGGGTACATGATGAATCTGAATTGCGTGGACATCGCAAAACGTACATCGGTGCAATGCCTGGGCGTATCATTCAGTCGCTAAAAAAGGCAGAATCAGATAATCCTGTGTTTATTTTGGATGAGATTGACAAGCTAGGAACAAGCTATAAAGGCGATCCTTCTTCTGCCCTATTAGAAATTCTAGATCCTGAGCAGAATACTTCTTTTTATGATAATTATTTAGAATTGGAATATGACTTGTCTAAAGTCTTATTCATCGCTACCGCCAACTCGTTGCAAAGTATTCAACCTGCTTTACTAGACCGTATGGAAATCATCCAAGTTAATGGCTATTCGGTAGAGGAAAAATTAGAAATTGCCAAACGCCACTTGGTTTCAAAGCAACTAAAAGAGCATGGTTTAACAGATGAAGATATTGTTCTAGATGATGCTGCCTTAAACAAAGTTATTTCGGACTATACACGTGAATCTGGCGTTCGCTCTTTGGATCGTGAAATTGCTAAGGTTATGCGTCATGTTGCCAAAAAAGTGGTCACTAAGACGAATACTAACAAAAATCTAAGTCCAGAAGATATTAGTACTATTTTAGGTCCCAAAAAGGTCAACTTAGATGATATCTTTGAAGAAGAACAAGAACCTGGTGTTGCTGTTGGTTTGGCTTGGACTAGTGTTGGAGGAGATATTTTATTTATAGAATCTAGTTTGAGTAGAGGTAAAGGAAAGCTAATCCTAACTGGAAACTTGGGCGATGTTATGAAAGAGTCAGCAACAACTGCTTTAAGTTATTTAAGAGCGCATGGAGAACCGTTGGGCATCCAAGCGGAAGCTTTTGATGAAACGAATGTACACATCCACGTTCCGGCGGGTGGAATTCCCAAAGATGGTCCTTCGGCTGGTATTACCATGCTAAGTGCCTTGGCTTCTGCTTTCACCAAACGTCCATTACGCCAACATTTAGCTATGACGGGAGAAATTACTCTCCGTGGTAAAGTCTTGCCTGTAGGGGGAATCAAAGAAAAGGTATTGGCAGCTAAACGTGCTGGTGTGAAGGAAATTATCATGTGCGCAGATAATGAAAAGGATGTCAAAGAAATTAACCCTGAATACATCCAAGGAGTACAATTTCACTATGTTAAGAAAATGCAAGAAGTCTTAAATTTAGCATTGAGTTCTCCTCAATAA
- a CDS encoding DUF4252 domain-containing protein yields the protein MKAIIILLLISMSSASMAQNLELDAFFIKHRHHPNTIAMALPGWLVKFGLNASEAKEDVDEYRPLLRGLNNIRLLVMEEKNYASQKEINRLITSVRKRRYVDLLSVKEGTTSVHILVKEKKTKKRDLIRHVMILVAEEDELVLLTLNGRWKKELLQKALKNGNIDFLGGVVDGHRSTETTAVAQL from the coding sequence ATGAAAGCAATAATTATTCTATTACTAATTAGCATGAGCAGTGCATCAATGGCTCAAAACTTGGAATTAGATGCTTTTTTTATCAAGCATAGACACCACCCCAATACGATTGCGATGGCACTTCCTGGCTGGTTGGTCAAGTTTGGACTAAATGCTTCTGAAGCAAAGGAGGATGTGGATGAATACAGACCATTATTAAGAGGATTGAACAACATTCGTTTGTTGGTCATGGAAGAAAAAAATTATGCTTCTCAAAAGGAGATCAATCGCCTAATTACTAGTGTACGCAAACGCCGTTATGTCGATTTGCTTTCGGTCAAAGAAGGCACGACTTCGGTACACATTCTGGTAAAAGAAAAGAAAACTAAAAAACGAGATTTGATTCGACATGTGATGATTTTGGTAGCCGAAGAAGATGAATTAGTCTTACTAACTTTAAATGGTCGTTGGAAAAAAGAACTGTTGCAAAAAGCACTGAAAAATGGCAATATAGATTTCTTAGGTGGGGTGGTTGATGGGCATCGTTCAACTGAAACAACTGCCGTAGCACAACTATAA
- a CDS encoding leucine-rich repeat domain-containing protein, with protein MGSNLQIQQLLRTGIVTNIAKALHLQSFSNANFDWKPYLQLADWLQEQQLIAPTINALELLLLELFSLESICLAEHNLEQIPSNFGVLSNLKQLDLSYNKLHMIPMSLGMLPKIEQLELQGNQLLALPESIGLLPTLKHLDLSNNQLSILPDSLAQLLHLQHLSIANNQLLEIPTDIAWLSNLKTLHLQGNQITVIPTFIKELQQLEILDLSNNPIPKNALLKVQTLLPTCKIIVGQS; from the coding sequence ATGGGTTCAAATTTACAGATACAACAATTATTACGAACAGGTATAGTAACAAACATTGCTAAAGCGCTGCACTTGCAAAGTTTTTCGAATGCTAATTTTGACTGGAAGCCTTATCTGCAACTAGCCGATTGGTTACAAGAGCAACAACTTATTGCCCCTACGATCAACGCTCTAGAACTTTTATTGTTAGAGCTATTTTCTTTAGAAAGCATTTGTTTGGCTGAACATAATCTAGAACAAATTCCTAGTAACTTTGGTGTGCTTAGTAATTTAAAACAATTGGATTTGAGTTATAACAAGCTTCATATGATTCCTATGTCTTTGGGTATGCTGCCCAAAATTGAGCAACTAGAACTGCAAGGTAATCAACTACTAGCACTTCCTGAATCTATTGGCTTATTACCCACCCTAAAGCATTTAGACTTGTCTAATAACCAGTTAAGTATATTGCCAGATTCCTTGGCTCAATTGTTGCATCTACAGCATTTGTCCATTGCCAATAATCAGCTGTTAGAAATTCCTACAGATATTGCATGGCTTTCCAATTTAAAAACACTTCATTTGCAAGGCAATCAAATTACGGTGATTCCCACGTTCATCAAAGAATTGCAACAACTTGAAATTCTTGATTTAAGTAACAACCCTATCCCTAAAAATGCCTTACTAAAAGTACAAACACTATTACCGACCTGTAAAATTATTGTTGGGCAATCATGA
- a CDS encoding DUF4252 domain-containing protein produces MKNIITILVLFFAIQGAFAQENAIEKYFQKYEDKEAFTSVYVSEYMFSLFADIDMESSEDKEVMEILQGLKSLQVLTTEKDGKKYYEEAIKLVNPKEYKVLMKVRDGDTNVRFLIKKEGSQVKELLLLVGGEEFVLLSIVGNVDLKKISKLAKHMDIQGMEHLDKVEGEAH; encoded by the coding sequence ATGAAAAATATAATCACAATATTGGTGCTATTCTTCGCCATACAAGGAGCATTTGCACAGGAGAATGCAATAGAAAAATATTTTCAAAAATACGAAGATAAAGAGGCATTTACCTCTGTTTATGTGAGCGAATATATGTTTAGTCTGTTTGCTGATATAGATATGGAGAGCTCAGAAGACAAGGAGGTAATGGAGATTTTGCAGGGGTTGAAGAGTTTGCAGGTGCTAACAACTGAGAAAGATGGCAAAAAATACTATGAAGAAGCCATTAAATTGGTCAATCCTAAAGAATACAAGGTCTTGATGAAAGTGCGAGATGGAGATACCAATGTTCGGTTTTTAATCAAAAAAGAAGGTAGCCAAGTAAAGGAGTTGTTACTTTTAGTAGGGGGAGAGGAGTTTGTTCTACTAAGTATAGTCGGCAATGTTGACTTAAAAAAGATCTCTAAACTTGCCAAACACATGGATATACAAGGTATGGAGCATTTGGACAAGGTCGAAGGCGAGGCACACTAA